Proteins encoded together in one Impatiens glandulifera chromosome 1, dImpGla2.1, whole genome shotgun sequence window:
- the LOC124921004 gene encoding uncharacterized protein LOC124921004 isoform X1 gives MELEVSSPQHLDSSHISIDLFVSKKHIGGGLRFTDASSCLVFQVQKLPSPGSEHRRVLIDAAGNPLICLHHDKDGSWKGYKGNGSEEKDMIFKVWMTVNSFSHKEFKVSIIGDENGSGSDSESGFRMKGSQFHRSFMVYNQNSIVAQLDAQTRNREAFHSKKQIPIDHLSRFQRSSSSYCSSYCYILPRSKIMDLNLSPPPHLSKIMILFSQMLASF, from the exons ATGGAATTGGAGGTTTCATCGCCTCAGCATCTGGATAGTTCCCATATTTCGATCGATCTGTTCGTATCCAAGAAGCACATCGGCGGCGGCCTCAGATTCACCGACGCCTCTAGCTGCCTCGTCTTCCAAGTCCAGAAACTCCCATCCCCTGGTTCCGAACATCGACGAGTCCTAATCGATGCCGCCGGCAATCCACTCATTTGTTTGCACCATGACAAA GATGGATCTTGGAAAGGGTATAAGGGTAATGGGAGTGAAGAGAAGGATATGATATTCAAAGTATGGATGACTGTTAATTCGTTTAGTCACAAAGAATTTAAAGTATCCATTATAGGTGATGAAAATGGTTCTGGTTCGGACTCTGAATCAGGTTTTAGGATGAAAGGTTCACAGTTCCACAGATCGTTCATGGTGTATAATCAGAATTCAATAGTGGCACAG CTTGATGCACAAACTCGGAATAGGGAAGCATTTCATTCCAAGAAGCAAATTCCGATTGACCATCTTTCCAGGTTTCAAAGATCAAGCTCCTCTTATTGTAGCTCTTACTGTTATATTCTTCCACGGTCGAAGATTATGGATTTAAATCTATCGCCACCACCCCATCTGTCGAAGATTATGATTCTTTTCAGCCAAATGTTAGCTAGCTTTTGA
- the LOC124921004 gene encoding protein LURP-one-related 7 isoform X2: protein MELEVSSPQHLDSSHISIDLFVSKKHIGGGLRFTDASSCLVFQVQKLPSPGSEHRRVLIDAAGNPLICLHHDKDGSWKGYKGNGSEEKDMIFKVWMTVNSFSHKEFKVSIIGDENGSGSDSESGFRMKGSQFHRSFMVYNQNSIVAQSSLMHKLGIGKHFIPRSKFRLTIFPGFKDQAPLIVALTVIFFHGRRLWI, encoded by the exons ATGGAATTGGAGGTTTCATCGCCTCAGCATCTGGATAGTTCCCATATTTCGATCGATCTGTTCGTATCCAAGAAGCACATCGGCGGCGGCCTCAGATTCACCGACGCCTCTAGCTGCCTCGTCTTCCAAGTCCAGAAACTCCCATCCCCTGGTTCCGAACATCGACGAGTCCTAATCGATGCCGCCGGCAATCCACTCATTTGTTTGCACCATGACAAA GATGGATCTTGGAAAGGGTATAAGGGTAATGGGAGTGAAGAGAAGGATATGATATTCAAAGTATGGATGACTGTTAATTCGTTTAGTCACAAAGAATTTAAAGTATCCATTATAGGTGATGAAAATGGTTCTGGTTCGGACTCTGAATCAGGTTTTAGGATGAAAGGTTCACAGTTCCACAGATCGTTCATGGTGTATAATCAGAATTCAATAGTGGCACAG AGCAGCTTGATGCACAAACTCGGAATAGGGAAGCATTTCATTCCAAGAAGCAAATTCCGATTGACCATCTTTCCAGGTTTCAAAGATCAAGCTCCTCTTATTGTAGCTCTTACTGTTATATTCTTCCACGGTCGAAGATTATGGATTTAA
- the LOC124921166 gene encoding uncharacterized protein LOC124921166, producing the protein MGNSLRCCLACVLPCGSLDLIRIIHLNGTVEEITHSVTAGEILKDNPNHVLAKPFSQEGIGREILVLSPDSELKRGSIYFLIPDSSLPASENKNNLKVKKKTNNDNLESRDQHRHSEKKKNTKSREDHRRRKARPVEWHPYLDSILEEL; encoded by the coding sequence ATGGGGAACAGTTTAAGGTGTTGTTTGGCTTGCGTCCTTCCTTGTGGATCTCTAGATTTGATCCGTATAATTCACCTAAATGGCACCGTAGAAGAGATTACACATTCGGTCACAGCGGGCGAGATTCTCAAGGACAACCCCAACCACGTCCTTGCCAAGCCATTCTCTCAAGAAGGCATTGGCCGGGAAATCCTTGTACTCTCGCCCGATTCAGAACTCAAGAGGGGAAGTATCTATTTCTTGATCCCAGACTCGTCTCTTCCCGCCTCCGAGAATAAGAACAACTTGAAAGTGAAAAAGAAGACCAACAACGACAACCTTGAGTCACGTGATCAACATCGCCActcggagaagaagaagaacaccAAGTCGCGTGAGGATCATCGAAGAAGGAAAGCGCGACCTGTCGAATGGCACCCTTATTTGGATAGTATATTGGAAGAACTATGA
- the LOC124921155 gene encoding spermidine sinapoyl-CoA acyltransferase-like, whose amino-acid sequence MAVAHEPMNPNFHFQRKEPILVKPSEPIPSQTLSLSTLDNEYFVENHTYTLYVYRPRTNPDHTLCSDPASVIKQGLAKALNFYYPLAGKIKRHPDRNLRITFDAEDNGVPFVEASVDKDLISVNYMDGVGSSVAKEFVLCEPINREEPYNPLRIQVTVFSCGGFVLGMSLSHSVCDGFGAAQLFKALVELAGGKTEPSVIPVWERERLTVKILDADLEVDMTQPIPNVLDLGVSPHFPTLELMNECVGISGDGLKRLKMKIATEMGDEGSSLTTLEAITAYVWRSRFRALELSPDDKTMMFMTMGLRNLPEINLPKGYYGNAFIVTSPIVVLGRDLNEGPLSNIVKLIKESKHISSQHEYIQRYLRITETNRLKNEMKIFESMGGIFSLSDWRRLNLFEEEDFGWGGCSNVVPLPYNVVGHNDLSVFLPPYNLDHSMKDGLRIFIGLPKVSMKKFKQEINVLHNPSYV is encoded by the coding sequence ATGGCCGTCGCCCATGAACCCATGAACCCTAACTTTCATTTCCAGAGAAAGGAACCTATTCTTGTGAAGCCCTCAGAACCCATACCTTCTCAAACCCTTTCTCTCTCGACTCTCGACAACGAATACTTCGTCGAAAATCACACGTACACCCTCTACGTTTACAGGCCAAGGACCAATCCCGATCATACTCTATGCTCTGATCCTGCTTCCGTAATCAAACAGGGCCTTGCAAAAGCTCTTAATTTCTACTACCCTCTCGCCGGGAAAATCAAGAGACACCCCGATCGGAACCTCCGTATCACTTTCGACGCTGAAGATAACGGTGTCCCGTTCGTGGAGGCAAGCGTGGATAAAGACCTCATCTCAGTTAACTATATGGACGGGGTGGGCTCTTCTGTCGCTAAAGAGttcgtcttgtgtgaacccatCAACCGAGAAGAGCCCTACAACCCGCTCCGTATCCAGGTAACCGTGTTTTCGTGCGGAGGATTCGTCCTCGGGATGAGCCTGTCGCACTCTGTTTGCGATGGATTCGGTGCAGCTCAGTTGTTTAAAGCGTTGGTTGAGTTGGCTGGTGGGAAAACTGAACCGTCGGTGATTCCTGTTTGGGAAAGGGAGAGATTGACTGTAAAGATATTGGATGCGGATTTGGAGGTGGATATGACACAACCAATACCGAACGTATTGGATTTGGGGGTATCCCCGCATTTTCCGACGTTAGAGCTGATGAACGAATGTGTCGGGATTTCTGGCGACGGATTAAAGAGGTTAAAGATGAAAATAGCGACGGAAATGGGAGACGAAGGGAGTAGCCTCACCACGTTGGAGGCTATCACTGCTTACGTTTGGAGATCGAGATTCCGAGCGTTGGAGTTGAGTCCAGATGATAAGACGATGATGTTCATGACGATGGGGTTGAGAAATTTGCCTGAAATCAATTTACCGAAAGGTTATTACGGAAATGCATTCATAGTAACGTCGCCAATAGTAGTTTTAGGGAGAGATCTAAACGAGGGACCTCTTTCCAATATTGTTAAGTTGATAAAGGAGAGCAAACACATCTCTTCTCAGCATGAGTATATCCAACGCTATTTGAGGATAACGGAGACAAATCGATTAAAAAACGAGATGAAAATCTTTGAAAGCATGGGAGGAATATTCTCACTGTCGGATTGGCGACGATTGAATTTGTTCGAGGAGGAGGATTTTGGGTGGGGTGGGTGTTCTAACGTCGTTCCACTTCCTTATAACGTTGTGGGTCATAATGACTTGTCTGTTTTCTTGCCTCCATACAACTTGGATCATTCCATGAAAGATGGACTTAGGATTTTCATTGGCCTACCAAAGGTTTCCATGAAAAAGTTTAAGCAAGAAATCAATGTTCTTCATAACCCTAGCTACGTTTGA